One region of Mycolicibacterium insubricum genomic DNA includes:
- a CDS encoding DNA polymerase Y family protein has product MSTRVLALWCMDWPAVAAAAAADLPGTAPVAITCANRVIACSAAARAAGVRRGLRRREAQARCPAVHIAAADTARDARYFEAVAATVADLVPRAEVLRPGLLVVSARGAARYFGSEAAAGERLVDAVAAAGAECQIGVADRLPTAVLAARAGVAVEPGGDAAFLAGRSIRELAVEPSLCDPTRSDLVDLLWRMGIRSIGQFAALSRAEVATRFGTDAVIAHRMAAAEPARPPSGTDPPAELTVELSCDPPIDRVDAAAFAGRSLAAALHRGLQDAGVGCTRLAIHAATADGAELVRVWRCAEPLTADATADRVRWQLDGWLTRRVRRAALFREHEARRRLDRRVRRAAERPAGPITVLRLEPVEVISAAALQLPLWGGGGEADRARARRALVRVQGLLGPEAVQIPVPSGGRGPAERIVLTPLGDEPVVRDDPAQPWPGRLPEPAPAVLLDDPVDLLAADGEPVHVTGRGLFSATPARLAGRYAGALDWWAGPWLVDERWWDPQAGSPGRTARAQVLLAGEPQAPGAALLLCYRRRRWYLEGSYE; this is encoded by the coding sequence ATGAGCACCCGGGTGCTGGCGCTGTGGTGCATGGACTGGCCGGCGGTCGCGGCGGCCGCGGCCGCCGATCTGCCCGGCACTGCACCGGTGGCGATCACCTGCGCAAACCGGGTGATCGCCTGCTCGGCGGCGGCCCGGGCCGCCGGGGTGCGGCGCGGGTTGCGCCGCCGGGAGGCCCAGGCCCGCTGCCCGGCGGTGCACATCGCGGCGGCCGACACCGCCCGCGACGCCCGGTACTTCGAGGCGGTAGCCGCGACGGTGGCCGATCTGGTGCCCCGCGCCGAGGTGCTGCGCCCGGGGCTGCTGGTGGTCTCCGCGCGCGGCGCGGCCCGCTATTTCGGGTCGGAGGCCGCCGCCGGGGAACGGCTGGTCGATGCGGTGGCCGCGGCCGGCGCCGAATGCCAGATCGGCGTCGCCGACCGGCTGCCCACCGCGGTGTTGGCCGCCCGGGCCGGGGTCGCCGTCGAACCCGGCGGTGACGCGGCGTTCCTGGCCGGGCGCTCGATCCGGGAACTGGCCGTCGAACCCAGCCTGTGCGACCCCACTCGGTCGGACCTGGTGGATCTGTTGTGGCGCATGGGAATCCGCAGCATCGGCCAGTTCGCCGCGCTGAGCCGGGCGGAGGTGGCCACCCGGTTCGGGACCGACGCGGTGATCGCCCACCGGATGGCGGCGGCCGAACCCGCCCGGCCGCCGTCGGGCACCGATCCGCCCGCCGAGTTGACCGTCGAACTGTCCTGCGACCCGCCGATCGACCGGGTGGACGCCGCGGCGTTCGCCGGCCGCAGCCTGGCCGCCGCGTTGCACCGCGGACTGCAGGACGCCGGGGTGGGCTGCACCCGGCTGGCCATTCACGCCGCGACCGCCGACGGCGCGGAACTGGTCCGGGTGTGGCGGTGCGCCGAACCGTTGACCGCCGACGCCACCGCCGACCGGGTGCGCTGGCAGCTCGACGGCTGGCTGACCCGCCGGGTTCGGCGAGCGGCGCTTTTCCGCGAGCACGAGGCCCGGCGGCGACTGGACCGCCGGGTTCGGCGAGCGGCGGAGCGCCCGGCGGGCCCGATCACGGTGCTGCGGCTGGAACCGGTGGAGGTGATCTCGGCGGCGGCGCTGCAGCTGCCGCTGTGGGGCGGCGGCGGTGAGGCCGACCGGGCCCGCGCCCGTCGGGCACTGGTCCGGGTGCAGGGTCTGCTGGGTCCGGAGGCGGTGCAGATCCCGGTGCCCTCCGGTGGCCGCGGGCCGGCCGAGCGGATCGTGCTGACCCCGCTGGGGGACGAGCCCGTCGTGCGCGACGACCCGGCCCAGCCGTGGCCGGGGCGGCTGCCCGAACCGGCGCCGGCGGTACTGCTCGACGATCCGGTGGACCTGCTCGCCGCGGACGGGGAACCGGTGCACGTCACCGGCCGGGGTCTGTTCAGCGCCACCCCGGCCCGGCTGGCCGGGCGCTACGCCGGCGCGCTGGACTGGTGGGCCGGGCCGTGGCTGGTCGACGAACGCTGGTGGGATCCGCAGGCCGGCTCACCCGGTCGCACCGCCCGGGCCCAGGTGCTGCTGGCCGGGGAACCGCAGGCCCCCGGTGCCGCGCTGCTGCTGTGCTACCGCCGCCGCCGCTGGTATCTGGAGGGCAGCTATGAGTGA
- a CDS encoding nucleoside hydrolase translates to MSGSVGSRPRLPVFADVDTGVDDAMALVYLLASPEAELVGVASTAGNVGVAQVCENNLALLALCGAPDIPVSTGSAVPLSIPLRTAEDTHGPAGLGYAELAPASSSPTDYDAATAWIRAARDHPGELIGLATGPLTNLALALRAEPELPRLLRRLVIMGGSFEYRGNTTPVAEWNIAVDPEAAAEVFTAWGAAVADGHRGELPIVCGLNITERMALRPPYLAELAAAAGVPGDPSANPLVRVLTDALRFYFEFHESVGEGYLAHVHDPFAAAVALDPSLVITRDATIGVELGGALTRGMTVADWTGHWGRPANARIAVDGPGLPQVFFDRYLVRVAAFARGLS, encoded by the coding sequence ATGAGTGGGTCAGTGGGGAGCCGGCCGCGCCTGCCGGTGTTCGCCGACGTCGACACCGGTGTCGACGACGCGATGGCGCTGGTCTACCTGCTGGCCAGCCCGGAGGCCGAACTCGTCGGCGTCGCATCGACCGCGGGCAACGTCGGCGTGGCGCAGGTGTGCGAGAACAACCTGGCCCTGTTGGCGCTGTGCGGGGCACCGGATATTCCGGTGTCGACGGGTTCTGCTGTGCCGCTGAGCATTCCGCTGCGCACCGCCGAGGACACCCACGGCCCCGCCGGGCTCGGCTATGCCGAACTCGCACCGGCGAGCAGCTCACCGACCGACTACGACGCCGCCACCGCCTGGATCCGGGCCGCCCGCGATCATCCCGGCGAGCTGATCGGGCTGGCCACCGGCCCGCTGACGAATCTGGCGCTGGCCCTGCGCGCCGAGCCGGAACTGCCGCGGCTGCTGCGCCGGCTGGTGATCATGGGCGGGTCGTTCGAGTACCGCGGCAACACCACGCCGGTCGCCGAGTGGAACATCGCCGTCGACCCCGAGGCCGCCGCCGAGGTGTTCACCGCCTGGGGCGCGGCGGTGGCCGACGGCCACCGCGGCGAACTGCCGATCGTCTGCGGGCTCAACATCACCGAACGCATGGCGCTGCGGCCGCCGTATCTGGCCGAGCTGGCCGCCGCCGCCGGTGTGCCCGGTGACCCGTCGGCCAATCCGCTGGTGCGGGTGCTCACCGATGCGCTGCGGTTCTACTTCGAGTTCCACGAGTCCGTCGGCGAGGGGTACCTGGCGCATGTGCACGACCCGTTCGCGGCGGCGGTCGCACTCGACCCGTCGCTGGTGATCACCCGGGATGCGACCATCGGCGTCGAGCTCGGCGGCGCCCTGACCCGCGGCATGACCGTGGCCGACTGGACCGGGCACTGGGGCCGGCCGGCCAACGCCCGCATCGCCGTCGACGGCCCGGGCCTTCCGCAGGTGTTCTTCGACCGCTATCTGGTGCGGGTGGCCGCCTTTGCCCGAGGGCTGAGTTGA
- a CDS encoding acyl-CoA thioesterase: protein MAVSLNDILAVLRPLPDGPNVYLGPQPDDGAARTRVYGGQVAAQSALAAADTVGDRRLHSLHVAFLRPGNPRIPLRYEVTVLREGRTLSTRRVTVTQDGVFLMEALASFIAPVDGPEFAAGIPRVPAPESLPRVVEQLEPDDFSVAEAAELAWLNTWDMRYVDPPPLRSAIRRAGPVPADAPAQCRMWLRAATAPPVQLLTDPLLATGLLIYLTDWSVLDPVQLAVGRNWADLEVMASLDHAVWFHRPVDFSDWLLFDHRSPSASGGTGLGCGEVYNRSGALVCTVTQEGFLGRR, encoded by the coding sequence ATGGCGGTTTCGCTGAACGACATTCTGGCGGTGCTACGCCCGCTGCCCGACGGCCCGAACGTGTACCTGGGCCCGCAGCCCGACGACGGCGCGGCACGGACCCGGGTGTACGGCGGTCAGGTGGCCGCCCAGTCCGCACTGGCGGCCGCCGACACCGTCGGCGACCGGCGGTTGCACAGTCTGCACGTGGCGTTCCTGCGGCCCGGGAATCCGCGGATCCCGCTGCGCTATGAGGTGACCGTGCTGCGCGAGGGCCGCACGCTGTCCACCCGACGGGTGACGGTGACCCAGGACGGGGTGTTCCTGATGGAGGCACTCGCGTCGTTCATCGCCCCGGTCGACGGGCCGGAGTTCGCCGCCGGGATCCCCCGGGTGCCGGCGCCGGAATCGCTGCCGCGCGTCGTCGAGCAGTTGGAGCCCGACGATTTCAGCGTCGCCGAGGCCGCCGAGCTGGCCTGGCTGAACACCTGGGACATGCGCTACGTGGATCCGCCGCCGCTGCGCAGCGCCATCCGGCGGGCGGGGCCGGTGCCGGCCGATGCGCCCGCGCAGTGCCGGATGTGGCTGCGCGCGGCCACCGCACCGCCGGTCCAGCTGCTGACCGATCCGCTGCTGGCCACCGGCCTGCTGATCTATCTCACCGACTGGTCGGTGCTGGATCCGGTGCAGCTGGCGGTGGGCCGCAACTGGGCCGACCTGGAGGTGATGGCCTCGCTGGATCACGCGGTGTGGTTTCACCGGCCGGTCGACTTCTCCGACTGGCTGCTGTTCGACCATCGCAGTCCGTCGGCCTCCGGCGGCACCGGCCTGGGCTGCGGCGAGGTCTACAACCGCTCCGGCGCACTGGTGTGCACGGTCACCCAGGAAGGGTTCCTGGGCCGCCGATGA
- a CDS encoding universal stress protein: protein MSTAESTGAVLVGVDGSVSSRVAVDWGARYAKLHNQPLRLVNIISSPVMMAWPEAPLPDGYLQWQEEQSRDLLDAAVATAAEAVTGVEVTTEILSGPTVATMIELTREAGIVVVGCRGRGALARGLLGSVSSTLVRHAHCPVAVVHDEDPLMADPAKAPVLVGIDGSRASEAATAIAFDEASRRGVDLVAVHAMSDADVLSMPGQQFSEFEQRGQEVLAERLAGYSERYPDVAVRRIVVWDKPANTLIEQSDNAQLVVVGSHGRGGFTGMLLGSVSASVVQAVRMPVIVARA from the coding sequence ATGTCCACAGCCGAATCAACCGGTGCCGTCCTCGTCGGGGTCGACGGCTCCGTCTCGTCGCGGGTGGCCGTCGACTGGGGTGCCCGCTACGCCAAGCTGCACAACCAGCCGCTGCGCCTGGTCAACATCATCAGTTCGCCGGTGATGATGGCCTGGCCCGAGGCCCCGCTGCCCGACGGCTACCTGCAGTGGCAGGAGGAGCAGAGCCGGGATCTCCTGGACGCCGCCGTGGCCACCGCCGCGGAGGCCGTCACCGGAGTCGAGGTCACCACCGAAATCCTCAGCGGCCCAACGGTGGCCACCATGATCGAACTCACCCGCGAGGCCGGGATCGTGGTGGTCGGCTGCCGCGGGCGCGGCGCTCTGGCCCGCGGCCTGCTCGGCTCGGTGAGCTCCACGCTGGTGCGCCACGCGCACTGCCCGGTCGCGGTGGTGCACGACGAGGACCCGCTGATGGCCGATCCGGCCAAGGCGCCGGTGCTGGTCGGGATCGACGGTTCCCGCGCCTCGGAGGCCGCCACCGCGATCGCCTTCGACGAGGCGTCGCGGCGCGGCGTCGATCTGGTGGCCGTGCACGCGATGAGCGACGCCGATGTGCTGTCGATGCCGGGGCAGCAGTTCTCCGAGTTCGAGCAGCGCGGCCAGGAGGTGCTCGCCGAGCGGCTGGCCGGCTATTCCGAGCGCTACCCCGACGTCGCGGTCCGGCGGATCGTGGTGTGGGACAAGCCCGCCAACACGCTGATCGAACAGTCCGACAACGCCCAGCTGGTGGTGGTCGGCAGCCACGGCCGCGGCGGATTCACCGGGATGCTGCTGGGCTCGGTGAGCGCGTCGGTGGTCCAGGCGGTACGGATGCCGGTGATCGTCGCGAGGGCCTGA
- the ppsA gene encoding phosphoenolpyruvate synthase, with amino-acid sequence MIKGFDELRLTDAEEAGGKGANLGEMAGAGLPVPPGFVLLRDAYLESMRAAGVDRELVKLHREAIAASGDETRLGELSNRCRDLVARAGMTEAVRTELLEHYRRLGADVVVAVRSSATGEDGKDASFAGMNETLTNIAGDEDLLDAVRRCWMSLFGPRVIAYRASRGFTAEPAMAVVVQTMIASQRSGVAFTADPSTGARDHVVVEAALGQGEVVVSGLVQPDTYVLDKNGCKILDVRVGHQDFRIVRGPDGHDRTEDLDPALADARVLDDDELYRVAKLVVAVEAHYGCPQDTEWAIVDGVIWLVQARPITTLGSAAPAAGTVLARGLSAAPGVAGGRVRVLRSPDQGVALVTGEVLVAPMTNPDWLPTLRRAAAIITDTGGMTCHAAIVARELGVPCIVGARTATTDLADGTEVTVDGTHGQVRAGAPAAAPAAVTVTERSGPVVAAEVTATKIYVNLAMPDSAETVAAQDVDGVGLLRAEFILTEALAGRHPRAMMAAGESDALVDALAGAVGRIAAAFGNRPVIYRATDFRSNEFANLVGGAEYEPVEHNPMIGYRGCYRYVKEPELFALECRALARIRETSPNLGLMIPFVRTKWELEECLSLVDASELGRQRGLHRWVMAEVPSVVHWLPQYIGLGIDGVSIGSNDLTQLMLGVDRDSDVCAELFDTADEAVLDAIGQIIAAARRGGITSSLCGQAPSNDPAFAEHLVRMGITSVSVNPDAAAAARRVVAAAERRILLEAARGN; translated from the coding sequence ATCATCAAGGGTTTCGACGAGTTGCGGCTGACCGACGCGGAGGAAGCCGGCGGCAAGGGTGCCAACCTCGGCGAGATGGCGGGCGCCGGGCTTCCGGTGCCGCCCGGTTTCGTCCTGCTGCGCGACGCCTACCTGGAGTCGATGCGGGCGGCCGGGGTGGACCGGGAGCTGGTGAAACTGCACCGCGAGGCGATTGCCGCCTCCGGCGACGAGACTCGGCTCGGTGAGTTGTCCAACCGGTGTCGCGACCTGGTGGCCCGGGCCGGTATGACCGAGGCGGTGCGCACCGAACTGCTGGAGCACTACCGCCGGCTCGGTGCCGACGTCGTGGTGGCCGTGCGGTCCTCGGCGACCGGAGAGGACGGCAAGGACGCCTCGTTCGCCGGGATGAACGAGACGCTGACCAACATCGCCGGTGACGAGGACCTGCTCGACGCGGTGCGGCGCTGTTGGATGTCGCTGTTCGGTCCGCGGGTGATCGCCTACCGCGCCAGCCGGGGTTTCACCGCCGAACCGGCGATGGCGGTGGTGGTGCAGACCATGATCGCCTCGCAGCGTTCCGGTGTCGCCTTCACCGCCGACCCGTCGACCGGGGCCCGCGACCACGTCGTGGTGGAAGCCGCCCTCGGCCAGGGCGAGGTGGTGGTGTCCGGGCTGGTACAGCCGGACACCTATGTGCTGGACAAGAACGGGTGCAAGATCCTCGACGTGCGGGTCGGGCACCAGGATTTCCGGATCGTTCGCGGGCCGGACGGCCACGATCGCACCGAGGACCTCGATCCGGCGCTGGCCGACGCCCGGGTGCTCGACGACGACGAGCTGTACCGGGTGGCGAAGCTGGTGGTCGCCGTCGAAGCGCACTACGGCTGCCCGCAGGACACCGAGTGGGCCATCGTCGACGGCGTCATCTGGCTGGTGCAGGCCCGCCCGATCACCACGCTGGGCAGCGCCGCGCCGGCGGCCGGGACGGTGCTGGCCCGCGGCCTGTCGGCGGCGCCGGGGGTGGCCGGCGGCCGGGTCCGGGTGCTGCGTTCCCCGGATCAGGGTGTCGCGCTGGTGACCGGCGAGGTGCTGGTGGCGCCGATGACCAACCCGGACTGGCTGCCGACGCTGCGCCGCGCCGCGGCGATCATCACCGACACCGGCGGCATGACCTGTCACGCCGCGATCGTCGCCAGGGAACTCGGGGTGCCGTGCATCGTCGGGGCGCGCACCGCCACCACCGACCTGGCCGACGGCACCGAGGTGACCGTCGACGGCACCCACGGGCAGGTGCGGGCGGGGGCGCCGGCCGCCGCGCCCGCCGCGGTCACCGTCACCGAACGCAGCGGGCCCGTCGTCGCCGCGGAGGTCACCGCGACGAAGATCTACGTCAACCTGGCCATGCCGGACAGTGCGGAAACCGTTGCCGCGCAAGATGTCGACGGCGTCGGTCTGCTGCGCGCGGAGTTCATCCTGACTGAGGCGCTGGCCGGCCGGCATCCTCGTGCCATGATGGCCGCCGGCGAGAGCGACGCGCTGGTCGATGCGCTGGCCGGGGCCGTCGGGCGGATCGCCGCCGCGTTCGGCAATCGGCCGGTGATCTACCGGGCCACCGACTTCCGCAGCAACGAGTTCGCGAACCTGGTCGGTGGCGCGGAATACGAACCCGTCGAACACAATCCGATGATCGGCTATCGGGGCTGCTACCGCTACGTCAAGGAACCCGAGCTATTCGCGCTGGAATGTCGGGCGCTGGCCCGGATCCGGGAGACCAGCCCCAATCTGGGCCTGATGATCCCCTTTGTGCGGACGAAATGGGAACTGGAGGAATGCCTTTCGCTGGTCGATGCCAGCGAGCTGGGACGCCAGCGCGGACTGCACCGCTGGGTGATGGCCGAGGTGCCCTCGGTGGTGCACTGGCTGCCGCAATACATCGGGCTGGGCATCGACGGGGTGTCGATCGGCAGCAACGACCTGACCCAGCTGATGCTCGGGGTGGACCGCGACTCCGACGTATGCGCCGAACTGTTCGACACCGCCGACGAGGCGGTGCTGGACGCGATCGGCCAGATCATCGCGGCCGCCCGCCGCGGCGGGATCACCTCGTCGCTGTGCGGCCAGGCACCGTCGAACGACCCGGCCTTCGCCGAGCACCTGGTGCGGATGGGCATCACCTCGGTGTCGGTGAACCCGGACGCCGCCGCGGCCGCGCGCCGGGTGGTGGCCGCCGCCGAGCGCCGGATCCTGCTGGAGGCCGCCCGCGGGAACTAG
- a CDS encoding WS/DGAT/MGAT family O-acyltransferase, which produces MERLSVLDAGFLQVEDSDPRVSLAIGSVTILEGPAPDFEEFTTVLGGRLAAAPRLRQVVRTHPLDLEPPHWADVDELDLGHHLRRVALPAPGGDAELFDLVSEIIERRLDRNYPLWECWLVEGLADDRWALIVKLHHAVADGVSATAMMAALNDDDGTTGSFATHLHEAHETEHPSLLSRISLNPLDWGKAAWELSAGAADLAIQTVRGSVTIVGDMVRPAPESSLNGPVGSLRRYRAVRVPIADIRAIAHAFDATFNDVALAAVTHGYRQVMLNRGESPRPDSLRTLIPVSVRDTAALDTPDNRVSLMLPLLPVDLQTPLEQLKTLRRRMRRAKSSGQRQAGANVVDVANRFLPFPLTAWTVRAVSRLPQRNIAGLATNVPGPREQVRMLGRTVVAMLPIPPLAVRLRIGVAMLSYADDLTFGILADYDSNPDLDLLAEGIESAVADLARQV; this is translated from the coding sequence ATGGAACGACTATCGGTCCTTGACGCCGGTTTCCTGCAGGTCGAGGATTCCGATCCGCGGGTCAGCCTGGCGATCGGTAGCGTCACGATCCTGGAGGGCCCGGCACCGGACTTCGAGGAGTTCACCACCGTCCTCGGCGGGCGGCTGGCCGCGGCGCCGCGGCTGCGGCAGGTGGTGCGCACCCACCCGCTGGACCTGGAACCGCCGCACTGGGCCGACGTCGACGAACTGGACCTGGGCCACCACCTGCGCCGGGTGGCGCTGCCCGCCCCCGGCGGCGACGCCGAGCTGTTCGACCTGGTCTCCGAGATCATCGAACGACGGCTGGACCGCAACTATCCGCTCTGGGAGTGCTGGCTGGTCGAGGGGCTGGCCGACGACCGGTGGGCGCTGATCGTCAAGCTGCATCACGCCGTCGCCGACGGGGTGTCGGCGACGGCGATGATGGCGGCGCTCAACGACGACGACGGCACCACCGGATCGTTCGCCACCCACCTGCACGAGGCGCACGAGACCGAGCACCCCAGCCTGCTGTCCCGGATCAGTCTCAACCCGCTGGACTGGGGCAAGGCCGCCTGGGAGCTGTCGGCCGGCGCCGCCGACCTGGCGATCCAGACGGTGCGCGGTTCGGTCACCATCGTCGGCGACATGGTGCGCCCGGCACCGGAGTCCTCCCTCAACGGACCCGTCGGCTCCCTGCGCCGCTACCGGGCCGTCCGGGTGCCGATCGCCGACATCCGCGCGATCGCCCACGCCTTCGACGCCACCTTCAACGACGTCGCGCTGGCCGCCGTCACGCACGGCTACCGCCAGGTCATGCTGAACCGGGGCGAATCACCCCGGCCCGACTCGCTGCGCACCCTCATCCCGGTCTCGGTGCGCGACACCGCCGCTCTGGACACCCCGGACAACCGGGTGTCGCTGATGCTGCCGCTGCTGCCCGTCGACCTGCAGACCCCCCTGGAACAGCTCAAGACGCTGCGGCGCCGGATGCGCCGCGCCAAGTCCAGCGGCCAGCGCCAGGCCGGGGCCAACGTCGTCGACGTCGCCAACCGGTTCCTGCCGTTCCCGCTGACCGCGTGGACGGTGCGGGCGGTCAGCCGGCTGCCGCAGCGCAACATCGCCGGCCTGGCCACCAACGTGCCCGGCCCGCGCGAGCAGGTGCGGATGCTGGGCCGGACGGTGGTCGCCATGCTGCCCATCCCGCCGCTGGCGGTACGACTGCGCATCGGCGTCGCCATGCTGTCCTACGCCGACGACCTGACCTTCGGCATCCTCGCCGACTATGACAGCAACCCCGACCTCGACCTGCTCGCCGAGGGCATCGAGTCGGCCGTCGCCGACCTGGCCCGCCAGGTCTAG